One region of Pseudomonas alvandae genomic DNA includes:
- a CDS encoding YdcH family protein encodes MPVSHDLCQDLKCTEEDILKKRREDESLDALIKQYARLDAEVVKAEKPPVVLADVALETLKKERLQIKDQIAALMQK; translated from the coding sequence ATGCCGGTGTCCCATGATCTTTGCCAGGATCTGAAGTGCACAGAAGAAGACATCCTGAAAAAGCGCCGGGAGGACGAGAGTCTCGACGCGCTGATCAAACAATACGCCAGGCTTGATGCCGAGGTGGTGAAGGCCGAGAAACCACCTGTGGTTCTTGCTGACGTGGCCCTGGAGACGCTCAAGAAGGAGCGGCTGCAGATCAAGGACCAGATCGCCGCGCTGATGCAAAAATAG